DNA from Pseudomonas putida:
GCGTCGACACCACACTCATCCAGCAGCCGCTCCCGGCTACGCTGCAAACCTGCCTCGTTGACATCGAGCAGGATCGGCAAGCCTCCCAATCCCGCCACGGCCGCGGCATGCTGATAACCCAGCAAGCCACCTCCTCCCGTTATGATCGCGACTCGACCACTCAGGTCGAACAACTGCTGCATTGAAGAGTGATGTTCAGCCATAAGTAACGATCTCCTCCAGCTCCACCCGCGCACCGCGATGCAATGACTCACGAGCGGCTAACGATAGGCGCAGGCTTTGCAGGCCATCGAACAGGGTGACTTGTGGTTGCGCCTGCCCCCGCAGGCACTCCAGGAAGTGCTTAGCCTGGTCCAAGAACATATCGTTGCGCACAAAGCCTTCGAAGCTGTTGGATTCAACCTGCTCGCCAACAGCGTTGTAGACCGCCAATCGGGTGTTGATCAGATCCAGCTCGGCAACGCCCGCATCACCAATGATCTTGAAGGTACGCACAGGGGGACGCTGAATGAAATCCTGATGCAAGTGAATCGGGAAACTGCCTCGGTCCCCGGAGTAATGCATGAGTGACGTCGCGGTGTCCTCGACATCGATCTCCAGATTACTGAGTTGCCCACCCACCGTAAGGATGTTGCGCGGCAATCCGAAGAACCAATAGATCAAGTCCATTTCATGGATTTGCGAAAGGATCACACCGCCGCCCTGATCAGCCCTGGCCGCATACATCTGGCGATAATCCTCATAGCGGTGCCAGTTGGGCAGATACTCTCCGATTTCTGCGCTGACGCGGATGATATTGCCGAAGAACCCCTCATCCAGCAGCGACTTGATTCGCAGAAGGCCCGGGTGGAAACGGAAGTTGTAGCCCACGTAAAAGAGCATTTGCTTCTGAGCCACCAAGGCCATCAGCTCTTCGATACCTTGCAGATCACTGGCCAGCGGTTTCTCCATGAACACCGCTACATTGGCCTTTGCGCAGGCCAGGGCAATTGGAACGTGCAAGGAATTCGGGTTGCAGATATAGGCTGCATCAGGCTGGCACGCCAAAGCGCTGTCGAGATCATCATGGACGATTACGCCGTAGTCCGCTTCCAGATCGGCGCCCTCTTCCACGGTCAGATTATCCCGTAGCTTGATTCGCTGCCGACGCACGCGAAATGCATGAACTTCCAGTTCCTCGCCGAGCACACTACGCAAGTTACGTAGA
Protein-coding regions in this window:
- a CDS encoding Gfo/Idh/MocA family protein is translated as MVRILFCGLGGIGQRHLRNLRSVLGEELEVHAFRVRRQRIKLRDNLTVEEGADLEADYGVIVHDDLDSALACQPDAAYICNPNSLHVPIALACAKANVAVFMEKPLASDLQGIEELMALVAQKQMLFYVGYNFRFHPGLLRIKSLLDEGFFGNIIRVSAEIGEYLPNWHRYEDYRQMYAARADQGGGVILSQIHEMDLIYWFFGLPRNILTVGGQLSNLEIDVEDTATSLMHYSGDRGSFPIHLHQDFIQRPPVRTFKIIGDAGVAELDLINTRLAVYNAVGEQVESNSFEGFVRNDMFLDQAKHFLECLRGQAQPQVTLFDGLQSLRLSLAARESLHRGARVELEEIVTYG